Genomic window (Mesorhizobium sp. M4B.F.Ca.ET.058.02.1.1):
AGGCAAACTGATCGAGACTGACGGGTGGGCATCTATCTCCCGATCGCGGAAATTTCCGTCAACGTCTTCGTGCTGCTGGCCATGGGGGCGGCGGTTGGTTTCCTGTCGGGCATGTTCGGGGTAGGCGGCGGCTTCCTCATCACGCCGCTGCTGATCTTCTACAACATTCCGCCGGCCATCGCGGTCGCCACCGGCGCCAACCAGGTCATCGCCTCTTCCTTTTCCGGCGCGCTGTCGCACATGAAGCGCGGCACGCTCGACTTCAAGCTCGGCGGCGTGCTGCTCGCGGGCGGCATCGTCGGCTCGACCGGCGGTGTCTATGTGTTTGCCGTGCTGCGCCGGCTCGGCCAGTTGGATCTCTTCATTTCGCTGCTCTACGTCGCGCTGCTCGGCACCGTCGGCGGGCTGATGCTGGTCGAGAGCGTCAATGCGCTGCGCGCCACCCGCAGCGGCGCCGCACCCGTGCTGAAGAAATCCGGCCAGCACAACTGGATCCATCGGCTGCCGTTGAAGATGCGCTTCCGCGCCTCGAAGCTGTTCGTCAGCGTCATCCCGGTGCTCGGGCTCGGCGCCGGCATCGGCTTCCTGTCGTCGATCATGGGTGTCGGCGGCGGCTTCATCATGGTGCCGGCGCTGATCTATCTCCTGAAAGTGCCGACCAACGTCGTCATCGGCACCTCGCTGTTCCAGATCATCTTCACCTCGGCCTACACCACGCTGGTGCACGCCACCACCAACCAGACGGTCGATGTGATGCTCGCCTTCCTGTTGATGGCGGGCGGTGTCGCCGGCGCGCAATATGGCGCCAAGGCCGGCCAGAAGCTGCGCGGCGAGCAGCTCAGGGCATTGCTGGCGCTGCTGGTTCTGGCCGTCGCCATCCGCCTGGCGATCGATCTCTTCGTCACCCCGCCCAATCTCTATTCGCTTTCCGCAGCGGGCCTGAACTGATGGCGGGGTGGAAGGGGTTCGCGGCCGGCGCTTTGCTTCTGCTCGTCGCGGCCGCGTCGCCGACGGCGGCGCAGACTCCGCCGGTCGAAGGAATCCAGATCGGCCTGTCGACCGACGCCGTCTCGATCACCGCCGGGTTTTCCGGCGCCGACCTCACCATCTTCGGGTCGCTGGAAAACCCCGATCCGCTGGTTGCGCGCCAGGGGCGCTACGACGTCATCGTCGTGCTCGAGGGCCCGCCGCGACCGGTGGTGGTGCGGCGCAAGGACCGGGTGCTCGGCGTCTGGATCAATCTGGAGTCGGAGACGTTCGAGAATGTGCCGGTGTCCTATTCGGTGGCCACGACGCGGCCGCTGCAGGACATAACCGAACCGAACAGCTACAAGCAGCTGTCGCTCGGCTCGGCCAACCTCTACATGAAGCCCGCCGACGAGACCGACAGCCCGGCGACGATCGAGGAGTTCACCGCCGCGCTGCGAGATCGCAAGAAGGCGACCGGGCTCTACAGCGAAAATGTCGGCGGCGTGCAGTTCCTGTCGCAGAACCTGTTCCGCGCCACGGTGAGACTGGCGCCCGACGTTCCGGTCGGCACCCACAAGGCGCGCGCCTTCCTGTTCAAGAGCGGCATGTTCATCAAGGAAAGCTCGGCCCAGCTCGAAATCCGCAAATCCGGTTTCGAGCAGTCGATCTTCCGCGTCGCGCACGACTATTCCTTTCTCTACGGCGTCTTCGCGGTATCGCTCGCCATGCTGACCGGCTGGCTGGGGCGGCTGGTCTTCCGCAAGGATTGATCTCCCCGGGAAAAGAGGCTTTCCCTTTTTTCGATGATGCGATAAACCGCCGCCTCCCAAGGCAAACACGCACATTCAATTCAGCAGAACGGTCCGGCCATCCGGACGTCCGCTCCTTGCCGGCGCCGGCGATCCGCTGCGACGAACCAATGACAGGAGGCTGCTATGCAATCAGCATTCGGCGGCATCGATTTCGGCACGTCCAATTCCACCGTGGGCGTGATCCGGAACGGGCAGGCGCGACTGGTAGCGCTGGAAGGTGAACAACCTACATTGCCAAGCGCCGTCTTCTTCAACTTCGAGGACGGCCATACCTATTTCGGCCGCCGTGCTATCAGCGACTACACCGACAGCATCGAGGGGCGGCTGATGCGCTCGCTGAAGAGCGTGCTCGGCAGCTCGCTCGCTCACGAGAAGACCCGCATCAAGGCGCGCCTGATCGGCTTCACCGACATCATCGGTTTCTTCATCGCCCATCTGAAGAAGCGCCTCGAAGAGGACGCGCGCGCTCCGGTCGAGACCATCGTGCTCGGTCGGCCCGTACAATTCGTCGACGATGACGCCGAGGCCGATGCGAGGGCGGAAAGTGAGCTTGAAAAGGCGGCGCGCGCCCAGGGGTTCAAGCACATCGCCTTCCAGTTCGAGCCGATCGCGGCGGCGCTCGACTACGAGCAGAAGGTTACCCGGGAGGAACTGGCGCTGATCGTCGACATGGGCGGCGGCACGTCCGACTTCTCGGTGGTGCGGGTCTCGCCCGAGCGCGCCCGCTCGAACGATCGCAAGGGCGACATCCTGGCCAACCGCGGCATCCATATCGGCGGCACCGACTTCGACCGGCTGCTCAGCATCGCCCACATAATGCCCGAACTCGGCTATCTGACGCCGACCAAGGACGGCAAGCGCAATCTACCGGCGAGCTATTTCATCGACCTGGCGACCTGGCAGCGCATCAACCTCGTCTATACCGCCAAGGCGATGACGGACCTGAAGCAAATCCGCTTCGAGGCCGAGCGCGCCGATCTCGTCGGCCGCTTCATCCATATCGTCGAGCACCGCTACGGCCACGCGCTGGCGGGCCTGGTGGAAAGGGCCAAGATCGCGCTGACGGATCAGCCTGCCGCCGAGGTGAAAGTGTCCCTGCCCGGCGCACGCTTCGCAGCCGAGATCACGCGCGCCGGCCTCGAGGCAACGATCGGGGCCGACATCGACCGGGTGACCAAGACCGTGAGGCAGACGATTGCGGATGCCGGTGTTGACACCTCCGCCATAACTGCCGTGTTCCTGACCGGTGGTTCGACGGCGATCCCTCTCGCCAAACGCCAGATCCTCTCGCTGGTGCCGCAGGCCTCCGTCATCGAGGGCGACATGTTCGGCTCGGTCGGGCTTGGACTGGCGCTCGATGCGCGGCGGAAATTCGCCTGAAGCCCTTCTTCCCGATCAGCCCCTGTCCGCCGGCGGCAAGTCCGCCTTTCCCAAATGCGCCCGCAGCGCCGTCTGGGCGAGGCTCGGCTGGCGATCGCGGTGGGTGATGATTGCAAAGTCGCGCCTCGCCAGGGCGATCGGCACCGACCGCAAGCTGCCTTCGGCCACGGCTCTGCCGACGACGAGTTCCGAAATGATGGTGGCGCCGGCGCCCGCCTCGACCGCCTGGCGGATCGCCTCGTTGCTGGGCAGGACGAGGAATATCCTGAGGTCCGCGAATGGCACCGCCTCGCGGCGCGCGAGATCCTCCAGCGCCTCGCGCGTTCCCGAGCCGCCCTCCCTGATGATCCAGCGCAGCTCCCTGATATCGGGATGGCCCGGCGCATGTTCGGCGATCTTCGGATGCGACGGAGCGACGACCAGAAGCAGCCGATCCACATCGACCTTGGCGCGCCGCAGGATATCGGATTCGGTCCGCCCCTCGACCAGGCCGAAATCCGCCGTGCCGTCGAGGACCTGGGTTTCGACCTGGCTGGTGTTGCCGATGCTGACATTCAGCCTGACGGCGGGATAGGCCTCATGGAAGGCAGCCAGCCGGCGTGGCAGCCAGTAGCTGGCGATGGTCTGGCTGGCGGCGATCGACAGGCTGCCGGTGACAGTCTGCGAGACATCCGCCAGCACGTTGCTGGCGGCCGCGGCGCGTTCCAGAACGGCCTTGGCCTCGGGCAGGAACCGGCGTCCGGTCTGCGCCAGCTCGATGTTGCGCCCGACGCGGTCGAACAAGCGCACGCCATGCTGCTGTTCGAGCGCGCGGATGGCGGCCGAGGCGGCCGACTGCGAGATGCCCAGAAGCTCGGCCGCCTTGGTCATATGCCCGCGCTCGGCGACGGCGACGAAGATGCGCAACTGATCGAGAGTCATGCCCGCATTAAGAAGGACAGTCGATTGGAATTACAAGAGCAACTTGTTAGACAGATCGATTGCTTTGTTCTAAGTTTTTAAGCGGAGTCGGAAAAAAATCGCGGCCGAGTCGCGAGGATTAGAATTGATGGGGCGTTTCAAGTCTTTGTTCGCACATTGGACGCGCAGCCTTCGGCGGCGGGTCGCCGGCGAACGCTATCACCCTGAACAACACTACATGCGCGGTCCCGGACCCAAGACGAGAGCCAAGAACGCGGACCGTAAAAGCGCCCACCGATCATGAGCCACGGTGCGCCGCGCGGCGCAAATTCCGCCCCGTCGCAAAGGCCGCTGGCCGACACGCGCGCGCCTGACGAGGGTGACGGCGTCGACACGTCGCCCAGCGTCTCCGACCGGATCGCCAAGACAACCTGCTACATGTGCGCCTGCCGCTGCGGCATCGACGTCCACATCAAGGACGGCAAGGTGCGCTACATCAACGGCAACAAGGACCATCCGGTCAATCGCGGTGTGATCTGCGGCAAGGGCAGCGCCGGCATCATGCAGCATTACAGCCCGGCACGGCTGACGAAGCCGCTTCTGCGCAGCGGGCCGCGCGGCTCGGGCGAATTCCGCGAGATCGAATGGGAGGAAGCCTTTTCGATCGCAACGGAGCGGCTTTCCGCAATACGCCGGAGCGATCCCAAAAGGCTCGCCTTCTTCACCGGGCGCGACCAGTCGCAGTCGCTGACCGGCTGGTGGGCAAGCCAGTTCGGCACGCCGAACTTCGCCGCCCATGGCGGCTTCTGCTCGGTCAACATGGCGGCCGGCGGCCTCTACACGATCGGCGGCTCGTTCTGGGAATTCGGCGAGCCCGATTGGGACAACACGAAATACTTCATGCTGTTCGGGGTCGCCGAGGACCATGATTCCAACCCGATCAAGATCGGCCTCGGCAAACTCAAGGCGCGCGGCGCCAAGGTCGTCTCGATCAATCCGTGCCGCACCGGCTACAACGCCATCGCCGACGACTGGATCGGCATCAGGCCGGGCACCGACGGCCTGTTCGTGCTGGCGCTTGTCCACGAGCTGCTCAAGGCCGGCCGCGTCGATCTCGACTATCTGCTGCGCTACACCAACGCCCATCTGCTGGTGATCCAGGAGCCGGGGGGGCCGATGACGGGCTGTTCGTTCGCGACGGCGCCGGCCATCCGCTCGCCTGGGACAGGATTGCGAAGACCCCGGTCCAGGCTGCCGACCCCAACGCGAAACCGGCGCTGACCGGCAGCCACACGGTCAACGGCCGCCGCTGCGTTCCGGTGTTCCAGCTCATTGCCGACCGCTATCTCGACGACAGCCATTCGCCCGACGCCGTCGCCGGCCGCTGCGGTGTTGCCGCCGACACGATCCGCCGCATCGCGGCGGAACTCGCGCATGTCGCCTTCGAGCAGACGATCGAACTGCCGGTGGCCTGGACCGATTGGGCCGGACGCCGGCACGAGACGATCAAGGGCCGGCCCGTGTCGATGCACGCCATGCGCGGCATCTCGGCCCATTCCAACGGCTTTCACACCTGCCGCGCCATTCATCTGCTGCAGGTGCTGCTGGGCACCGTGGATGTGCCGGGCGGCTTTCGCTTCAAGCCACCCTATCCGCGTTGCGCACCGCCGGGACCGAAGCCCGCGGGCAAGCATGTCCGGCCGATGACGCCGCTTGAAGGCATGCCGCTCGGCTTCGTCTGCGGACCGGATGACCTTCTGGTCGACGAGACCGGCACGCCCACCCGCATCGACAAGGCCTATTCCTGGGAGGCGCCGCTCGCCGCCCACGGCCTGATGCACAGCGTCATCCGCAATGCCTGGGCGGGTGATCCCTACCGGATCGACACGCTGTTGATGTACATGTCGAACATGGCCTGGAATTCCTCGATGAACACCGTCGAGACGATTCGTATGCTGACCGACAAGGATGCATCTGGCGCGTACAAGATCCCCTTCATCATCTATTCCGATGCCTACTACTCGGAGACGGTGCCGTTCGCCGACCTGGTGCTGCCGGACACGACATATCTCGAGCGGCATGACTGCATCAGCCTGCTCGACCGGCCGATCAGCCATGCCGACGGACCCGGCGACGCCATCCGCTATCCCGTCGTGGAGCCGGACCGCGACGTCAGGCCGTTCCAGTCGGTGATGATCGAGCTCGGCGCGCGGCTCGGCCTGCCCGGTTTCGTCAACGCCGACGGCTCGCCCAAGTACCGGGACTATGCCGACTACATCGTCAACCACGAGCGCACGCCCGGCATCGGTCCGCTCGCCGGCTGGCGCGGAAAGGACGGAAGCGCGATCGGCAGAGGCGAAGCCAATCCCGATCAGCTGCAGCGCTACATCGACAATGGCGGCTTCTGGCACCACGATTTTTCCGCCGACCAGCGTTATTACAAGATGGGCAACCGCGCCTATCTCGACTTCGCGGTGCAGATGGGTTTCATCGCCAAGGCCGAGCCAGTCGTCTTCCAGCTCTATTCCGAGCCGATGCAGCGCTTCCGGCTGGCCGCGCGTGGCCATGGGAAGGTGCGGCCGCCGGAGGCAGAGCGGACCCGCATCGAGACCTATATGGACCCGCTGCCGTTCTGGTACGCACCCTTAGAGGACGACGCTGCCGACCTCAAAAAATATCCTTTGCATGCGCTGACGCAGCGGCCGATGCACATGTACCATTCCTGGGGCTCGCAGAATGCGTGGCTGAGGCAGATCACCAGCCAGAACCGGCTGTTCGTGCATGCAAAGACGGCCGCCAATCTCGGGCTGGCAGATGACGACTGGGTGTGGATCGAGAGCGTCAACGGCCGGGTGAAGGGACAGATCAAGCTGATCGACGGCGTCAACCCCGACACGGTGTGGACATGGAACGCCATCGGCAAGCGGCGCGGCAGCTGGGGGCTGAAGCACGATGCGGCGGAGAGCAATCGCGGCTTCCTGCTCAACCACATCATCGGCGACCAGACCGCGGCGGACGCCAATGGCAAGCGCTATTCGAACTCCGACCCTGTGACGGGACAGGCGGCATGGTTCGACGTGCGGGTTCGGATCGTCAAATGCGCGTCGCAAGAAGCGGGCTTCACCGAGCCGCAATTCGAGCGGTTCAGAGAGCCGCCACACTCCCACCCCTCGCCTGACATGCTTCAGTTCGGCGCCGAGTTCCGCACGAACAGGGAAGCCGCCGAATGACCTGCCTTCCCGCGCAAACCGACAAGAAGCTCGGCCTGGTGATCGACCTCGACACCTGCGTCGGCTGCCAAGCCTGCGTCACCGCTTGCAAGGAATGGAACACCGGCGGCCATATGGCGCCACTGACCGATATCGATCCCTATGGCGGGCATGTCGACGGCGTCTGGTTCAACCGCGTGCACGCTTATGAGCACACGACCGAGATGGGCGGGCGCACGGTGAACTTCCCGCGTTCCTGCCTGCATTGCGAGACGCCTGCCTGCGTCACCGTGTGCCCGACCGGCGCCTCCTACAAGCGGGCGTCGGACGGCATCGTGCTGGTCGACGAGGACAAATGCATCGGATGCAAACTGTGCAGCTGGGCCTGCCCCTACGGCGCGCGCGAGTTCGACACGCAAGTCGGCGTGATGAAGAAATGCACGCTCTGCGTCGACCGCATCTACAACGACAATCTGGCCGAGGAGGATCGCGTGCCGGCCTGCGTGGCGGCCTGCCCGACCAGCGCCCGCCATTTCGGCGATCTCGGCGATCCGGCGTCAGCCGTATCGCAGCTGGTGACGGCGCGCGGCGGCGTCGACCTGATGCCGGAACTCGGCTATCGCCCGACCAACAAGTATCTGCCGCCGCGCGCCCATACGGGACGCGCCGCCAGGGTGCCGGCGCCGGCGCTAGAGCCGGTGCGGGCCGAAGGCGGCTTCCTCGGCTGGATCGAC
Coding sequences:
- a CDS encoding sulfite exporter TauE/SafE family protein; protein product: MGIYLPIAEISVNVFVLLAMGAAVGFLSGMFGVGGGFLITPLLIFYNIPPAIAVATGANQVIASSFSGALSHMKRGTLDFKLGGVLLAGGIVGSTGGVYVFAVLRRLGQLDLFISLLYVALLGTVGGLMLVESVNALRATRSGAAPVLKKSGQHNWIHRLPLKMRFRASKLFVSVIPVLGLGAGIGFLSSIMGVGGGFIMVPALIYLLKVPTNVVIGTSLFQIIFTSAYTTLVHATTNQTVDVMLAFLLMAGGVAGAQYGAKAGQKLRGEQLRALLALLVLAVAIRLAIDLFVTPPNLYSLSAAGLN
- a CDS encoding TIGR02186 family protein; protein product: MAGWKGFAAGALLLLVAAASPTAAQTPPVEGIQIGLSTDAVSITAGFSGADLTIFGSLENPDPLVARQGRYDVIVVLEGPPRPVVVRRKDRVLGVWINLESETFENVPVSYSVATTRPLQDITEPNSYKQLSLGSANLYMKPADETDSPATIEEFTAALRDRKKATGLYSENVGGVQFLSQNLFRATVRLAPDVPVGTHKARAFLFKSGMFIKESSAQLEIRKSGFEQSIFRVAHDYSFLYGVFAVSLAMLTGWLGRLVFRKD
- a CDS encoding Hsp70 family protein, which gives rise to MQSAFGGIDFGTSNSTVGVIRNGQARLVALEGEQPTLPSAVFFNFEDGHTYFGRRAISDYTDSIEGRLMRSLKSVLGSSLAHEKTRIKARLIGFTDIIGFFIAHLKKRLEEDARAPVETIVLGRPVQFVDDDAEADARAESELEKAARAQGFKHIAFQFEPIAAALDYEQKVTREELALIVDMGGGTSDFSVVRVSPERARSNDRKGDILANRGIHIGGTDFDRLLSIAHIMPELGYLTPTKDGKRNLPASYFIDLATWQRINLVYTAKAMTDLKQIRFEAERADLVGRFIHIVEHRYGHALAGLVERAKIALTDQPAAEVKVSLPGARFAAEITRAGLEATIGADIDRVTKTVRQTIADAGVDTSAITAVFLTGGSTAIPLAKRQILSLVPQASVIEGDMFGSVGLGLALDARRKFA
- a CDS encoding LysR family transcriptional regulator; translated protein: MTLDQLRIFVAVAERGHMTKAAELLGISQSAASAAIRALEQQHGVRLFDRVGRNIELAQTGRRFLPEAKAVLERAAAASNVLADVSQTVTGSLSIAASQTIASYWLPRRLAAFHEAYPAVRLNVSIGNTSQVETQVLDGTADFGLVEGRTESDILRRAKVDVDRLLLVVAPSHPKIAEHAPGHPDIRELRWIIREGGSGTREALEDLARREAVPFADLRIFLVLPSNEAIRQAVEAGAGATIISELVVGRAVAEGSLRSVPIALARRDFAIITHRDRQPSLAQTALRAHLGKADLPPADRG
- a CDS encoding 4Fe-4S dicluster domain-containing protein — encoded protein: MTCLPAQTDKKLGLVIDLDTCVGCQACVTACKEWNTGGHMAPLTDIDPYGGHVDGVWFNRVHAYEHTTEMGGRTVNFPRSCLHCETPACVTVCPTGASYKRASDGIVLVDEDKCIGCKLCSWACPYGAREFDTQVGVMKKCTLCVDRIYNDNLAEEDRVPACVAACPTSARHFGDLGDPASAVSQLVTARGGVDLMPELGYRPTNKYLPPRAHTGRAARVPAPALEPVRAEGGFLGWIDRMLSN